A single window of Ferrimonas balearica DSM 9799 DNA harbors:
- a CDS encoding family 20 glycosylhydrolase yields the protein MRAVLPLALMVLAGCQQGSATPNTTLDQDTLNRIAEQLQVVHRVVDNRPGPHCREDKGDGACYRAEIELTTGDTALPATGWELRFSQVSYVQGSTGPLTIEHINGDLHRLFPGDDFAGLAAQQTQAVPYTANFWSVSNSDPMPNYYLVAEGLEPVVIASTKEVRDPETGLWQLPFVEPLTDPERQLRRTAEDNMAQATPRQLFSDNAALAPAESALPAAGVIPTPRQLSFTDAAPLSLQRGYQPGGQAFSDLDAAWERLSSLGFLVARDGVPLTLQRVEGLGEEGYRLSVSGEGIELQASTDTGAFYALQSLSGLIRPGQDQLPALTIEDAPRYDYRGMHLDLSRNFPGHQVVYKIIDQMAAYKLNKLHLHLADDEGWRLAIPGLPELTEIGARRCAEAEERDCLLPQLGSGVDAGAEVNGYFSREQYIDLLRYADARHIEVIPSLDMPGHSRAAVRAMTERHRRLMAEGRTAEAGQYLLSDLEDAPEYLSVQYYKDNTINPCLDSSYVFLGKVLDEVQAMHEAAGTPLTLYHIGADETAGAWERSPRCEALIASELDLHDTHDLLGYFIRRVVDMLAERGIRAGGWSDGLLESKEQLAVPVTSYSWDLLAWGGHNKAHEQLKRGWDVVLASPDALYFDFPYETDPNEGGYYWGARAINTLKVFSLMPDNLPAHAEVWRDRQGNPYQAEDTEFALKGETIRGIQAQFWSETVRHADVVEYKLFPRLLALAERAWHRADWELDYVPGRTFSVDSDHFTAEAERLADWQRFAALLGQQELAKLDKAGIAYRIPTAGARIEAGKLEMNLIFPGLVLEYRVEGGEWQHYQQPVDVKGPVEVRARSANDQRPGRSQWLNPEQEQNGVDNK from the coding sequence ATGCGAGCAGTCTTGCCTTTGGCGCTGATGGTGCTGGCCGGATGCCAGCAAGGAAGCGCCACGCCAAACACCACCCTGGATCAGGACACTCTTAACCGCATTGCCGAACAGCTTCAGGTGGTGCACCGGGTGGTGGACAACCGGCCAGGCCCCCACTGCCGGGAAGATAAGGGCGATGGCGCCTGCTACCGTGCTGAGATTGAACTGACCACCGGCGACACCGCCCTGCCTGCCACCGGCTGGGAGTTGCGATTCAGCCAGGTTTCCTATGTTCAGGGCAGCACCGGCCCCCTCACCATCGAACACATCAATGGCGATCTGCATCGCCTGTTCCCCGGCGACGACTTTGCCGGGCTGGCCGCGCAGCAGACTCAGGCGGTGCCCTATACCGCCAACTTCTGGAGTGTGTCCAACTCCGACCCGATGCCCAACTACTACCTCGTCGCCGAAGGGCTGGAGCCGGTGGTGATCGCCAGCACCAAAGAGGTGCGTGACCCGGAAACCGGGCTGTGGCAACTGCCCTTCGTTGAGCCGCTTACCGACCCGGAGCGCCAGCTCAGGCGCACCGCCGAGGACAATATGGCGCAGGCCACTCCGCGCCAGCTGTTTTCCGACAATGCCGCTCTGGCACCGGCTGAGTCTGCCCTGCCTGCCGCTGGCGTGATCCCCACTCCCCGCCAACTGAGCTTTACCGACGCCGCACCGCTGTCACTGCAGCGCGGCTATCAGCCCGGTGGTCAGGCGTTCAGTGATCTGGATGCCGCCTGGGAGCGCTTGTCGTCACTGGGTTTTCTGGTGGCGCGTGATGGCGTACCGCTGACCCTGCAGCGGGTTGAAGGGCTGGGCGAGGAGGGCTATCGCCTGAGTGTCAGCGGTGAAGGCATCGAACTGCAGGCCAGCACCGATACCGGCGCATTCTATGCCCTGCAATCCCTGTCCGGGCTGATCCGCCCCGGCCAGGACCAACTGCCAGCACTGACCATCGAAGACGCGCCCCGCTACGACTACCGTGGCATGCATCTGGACCTGTCCCGGAACTTCCCCGGTCACCAGGTGGTGTACAAGATCATCGACCAGATGGCGGCCTACAAGCTCAATAAACTGCATCTGCATCTGGCGGACGATGAGGGCTGGCGCCTGGCCATTCCTGGCCTGCCTGAGCTGACGGAGATTGGCGCCCGCCGCTGTGCCGAAGCCGAGGAGCGCGATTGCCTGTTGCCGCAGCTGGGCTCCGGTGTCGATGCCGGTGCGGAAGTGAACGGTTACTTCAGCCGCGAGCAATACATCGACCTGCTGCGTTACGCGGACGCCCGCCATATCGAAGTGATCCCGTCGCTGGATATGCCCGGCCACAGCCGTGCTGCGGTTCGTGCCATGACAGAGCGTCATCGCCGTCTGATGGCTGAGGGCCGCACCGCCGAGGCGGGGCAGTACCTGCTGTCTGATCTGGAAGACGCTCCCGAATACCTGTCGGTGCAGTATTACAAAGACAACACCATCAACCCCTGTCTCGACTCCAGCTATGTGTTCCTTGGCAAGGTGCTGGACGAGGTCCAGGCGATGCACGAGGCGGCGGGCACCCCGCTGACCCTCTACCACATCGGCGCCGATGAAACCGCCGGTGCCTGGGAGCGCTCCCCGCGCTGTGAAGCCCTGATCGCCTCAGAGCTGGACCTGCACGATACCCATGACCTGCTCGGCTACTTTATCCGCCGGGTGGTGGACATGCTGGCTGAGCGTGGCATTCGCGCCGGTGGCTGGAGCGACGGCCTGCTGGAGTCGAAAGAGCAGCTGGCGGTGCCGGTGACCTCCTACAGCTGGGATCTGCTGGCCTGGGGCGGCCACAACAAAGCCCATGAGCAGCTCAAGCGTGGCTGGGACGTGGTGCTGGCCAGTCCGGACGCCCTCTACTTCGATTTCCCCTACGAGACCGACCCGAACGAGGGCGGCTACTACTGGGGCGCGCGTGCCATCAACACCCTCAAGGTGTTCTCCCTGATGCCGGACAACCTTCCGGCCCACGCTGAGGTGTGGCGTGACCGTCAGGGCAACCCATACCAGGCCGAAGACACCGAGTTTGCCCTTAAGGGGGAAACCATCCGGGGGATTCAGGCGCAGTTCTGGAGCGAAACCGTCCGCCATGCCGATGTGGTGGAGTACAAGCTGTTCCCCCGCCTGCTGGCGCTGGCGGAGCGGGCCTGGCACCGCGCTGACTGGGAACTGGACTATGTGCCGGGTCGCACCTTCAGCGTCGACAGCGACCACTTTACCGCGGAAGCGGAACGGCTGGCCGACTGGCAGCGCTTTGCCGCGCTGTTGGGGCAACAGGAGCTGGCCAAGCTCGATAAGGCGGGCATCGCTTACCGCATCCCCACGGCCGGTGCCCGAATCGAGGCCGGCAAGCTGGAGATGAACCTGATCTTCCCGGGCCTGGTGCTGGAGTACCGGGTGGAAGGCGGGGAGTGGCAACACTATCAGCAACCGGTTGATGTCAAAGGGCCGGTCGAAGTGCGTGCCCGTTCTGCCAACGATCAACGCCCCGGCCGCAGCCAGTGGCTGAACCCGGAGCAGGAACAAAATGGGGTGGACAACAAATGA
- a CDS encoding sulfite exporter TauE/SafE family protein gives MATSRTLQYRSLYWPSAIVLGAAALLYSAARLPLVADYGHFSLLGLLGALVANSTGAGGGVVFIPAFHQLGLDADAAVATSFAIQSFGMTAGAVAWWRYARRDRLGAHEGIWRPLLPSVGYTLAGTLPGLLLGRILPSPSELHALFALFSVMLGSVILLMSFRAIPDQPRQRLTPRWNMALIMLGLVGGVITAWLSVGIGELLVIVLMLLRCHSATAVAAGVIVSALTVWVAMILNLTQGAPFQWPIVLFAGPAAVLGGLLARHLATVMSPLQLKRFFACWILFVGLLG, from the coding sequence ATGGCCACATCGCGTACCCTGCAATACCGCAGCCTGTATTGGCCCAGCGCCATTGTGCTGGGTGCCGCCGCACTGCTTTACAGCGCCGCTCGCCTGCCACTGGTGGCGGACTATGGTCATTTCTCCCTGCTCGGGCTGCTGGGGGCACTGGTGGCCAACAGCACCGGTGCCGGTGGCGGTGTGGTGTTCATCCCCGCCTTTCATCAGCTCGGCCTGGATGCCGACGCGGCCGTGGCCACCTCCTTTGCCATTCAAAGTTTCGGTATGACTGCCGGTGCGGTGGCCTGGTGGCGCTATGCCCGCCGCGACCGCCTGGGTGCCCACGAGGGGATCTGGCGTCCGCTGCTGCCCTCGGTCGGCTATACCCTCGCCGGTACCCTGCCCGGTTTGCTGCTGGGCCGCATTCTGCCCTCCCCCAGCGAACTGCATGCCCTGTTTGCCCTGTTCTCGGTGATGCTGGGCAGCGTGATCCTGTTAATGTCGTTTCGGGCGATACCGGACCAGCCCCGACAGCGGCTGACCCCACGCTGGAACATGGCGCTGATAATGCTGGGCCTGGTGGGCGGCGTGATCACGGCGTGGCTGTCGGTGGGGATAGGTGAACTGCTGGTGATTGTGCTGATGCTGCTGCGTTGCCACAGTGCCACAGCGGTGGCCGCCGGAGTGATCGTTTCCGCCCTGACGGTCTGGGTCGCGATGATCCTCAACCTGACCCAGGGGGCGCCGTTCCAGTGGCCCATCGTGCTGTTTGCCGGGCCCGCAGCGGTGCTCGGTGGCCTGCTGGCCCGACACCTGGCCACGGTGATGTCACCGCTTCAGCTCAAACGATTTTTTGCCTGTTGGATCCTCTTTGTCGGCCTGCTGGGCTGA
- a CDS encoding tryptophan halogenase family protein: protein MTQPLNRITIVGGGSAGWMTALYLNRYYNQGGHKTHITLVESEDIGTIGVGEATVHSIRFFFAAMGLDEAELMRETGATFKTGIRFRNWKKPVDGKMHEYFHPFEEQRTNGPLDLATSWFSSERPAGERYDQLNCLSSALADAGHSPKSHTSAPYQGLVPYGYHLDAVRLGRYLRRKAVEAGVEHRIGTVDKLELDGERIRAVHCGGVRFESDIFIDCTGFRSLLMRQLKSDNWQSFEDALPCNKAVALQLPYGPEAQPRPYTQATALDHGWVWEIDLQERRGNGYVYDGKRLSRGQAEAELRQYLGVPADMGQALHLDMKIGCLKSFWVGNCIAIGLSGGFIEPLESTGLHLINLSVRLLATHLNGADVAQPVKDSYNRLMNGIYDDLKRFIILHYCLTDRDDTEFWRKAAASAEHSPRLRQDLTLWQHKVCEFMDQAGSYATVFTDENYRFVLYGMGHWPQFAPLGSAQQHQQLRQQCEARTRMALDQTLPHPAALRALN from the coding sequence ATGACTCAACCGCTTAATCGCATCACCATTGTCGGCGGCGGCAGCGCAGGCTGGATGACCGCTCTCTACCTCAACCGTTATTACAACCAGGGCGGGCACAAGACCCACATCACTCTGGTCGAGAGTGAGGACATCGGCACCATCGGCGTCGGTGAAGCCACGGTGCACAGCATCCGTTTCTTCTTTGCCGCCATGGGACTGGACGAAGCCGAGCTGATGCGGGAAACCGGCGCCACCTTTAAGACCGGCATCCGCTTCCGCAACTGGAAGAAGCCGGTGGACGGCAAGATGCATGAGTACTTCCACCCGTTTGAGGAGCAGCGCACCAACGGGCCTCTGGATCTCGCCACCAGCTGGTTCAGCAGCGAGCGCCCCGCCGGTGAGCGCTACGACCAGCTCAACTGCCTCTCTTCCGCCCTCGCCGATGCGGGCCACAGCCCCAAAAGCCACACCTCCGCCCCCTATCAGGGGCTGGTGCCCTACGGCTACCATCTGGATGCAGTCCGACTGGGGCGCTACCTGCGCCGCAAGGCGGTGGAAGCAGGCGTAGAGCACCGGATCGGTACCGTCGATAAGCTTGAGCTGGATGGCGAGCGCATCCGCGCGGTTCACTGCGGCGGCGTTCGCTTTGAATCGGACATCTTTATCGACTGCACCGGATTCCGGAGCCTGTTGATGCGCCAGCTGAAATCCGACAATTGGCAAAGTTTTGAGGACGCCCTGCCCTGCAATAAAGCGGTGGCGCTGCAGCTGCCTTACGGGCCCGAAGCCCAACCGCGCCCCTATACCCAGGCCACGGCGCTGGACCATGGCTGGGTCTGGGAGATCGACCTGCAAGAGCGCCGCGGTAACGGCTATGTCTATGACGGCAAGCGTCTGAGCCGGGGGCAGGCCGAAGCGGAGCTGCGCCAGTATCTGGGCGTACCGGCGGACATGGGCCAGGCTCTGCACCTGGATATGAAGATCGGGTGCCTGAAATCGTTTTGGGTCGGCAACTGCATCGCCATCGGACTGTCCGGCGGCTTTATTGAGCCGCTGGAATCCACCGGCCTGCACCTGATCAACCTGAGTGTGCGGCTGCTGGCCACCCACCTGAACGGCGCCGATGTGGCCCAGCCGGTCAAGGATTCCTACAACCGCCTGATGAATGGCATCTACGATGACCTGAAGCGCTTTATCATCCTGCACTACTGCCTGACCGACCGGGACGACACCGAGTTCTGGCGCAAAGCCGCCGCCAGCGCCGAACACAGTCCCCGCCTGAGGCAGGACCTGACGCTGTGGCAACACAAGGTCTGTGAATTTATGGACCAGGCGGGCAGCTACGCCACGGTGTTTACCGATGAAAACTACCGCTTTGTCCTGTACGGCATGGGCCACTGGCCCCAATTTGCCCCTCTTGGCAGCGCCCAACAGCACCAGCAGCTGCGCCAGCAGTGTGAAGCCCGAACCCGGATGGCGCTGGATCAGACGCTACCCCACCCCGCGGCACTGCGTGCCCTGAACTGA
- a CDS encoding tryptophan halogenase family protein, translated as MAQQGIRRLIVVGGGTAGWLAASHLARKFRVNQHPTISVTLVESPNIPTIGVGEGTVPTMRQTLHWLGIRETDFIRQCDVTFKQSIKFIDWLRPPAGGQSHAYHHLFDYPAIQGLDPTPYWCQDPGGTPYADAVSVQAHLCEQGLGPKTLMHPEFGGATAYAYHLDAAKFSALLTDHAVNQLGVHHVLAEVTEVVADGNGGIAAIVTDRAGTLEGDLFVDCTGFSALLAEQTLKVPFIDKSDVLFVDSALAIQVPYERADAPIPCHTLSTATHSGWIWDIGLTERRGVGHVYSSRHCSDEEAERVLRAYLGPVAEGLSCRKIAMKVGYRERAWQGNCVAIGLSGGFVEPLEATGLLVFDLTARMLAEMLPGQREAMPAVAERFNQRVRHSWDRVIDFIKLHYVLSQREDSAFWRDNRAPESIPQSLKDNLAYWQQQQPSGYDFASNLSIFNLENYLYVLYGMEFDTEVCAERLDQGEAARQKMAQLAQQAERLASQLLPHRQLLERIRQHGLQKV; from the coding sequence ATGGCGCAGCAAGGGATCCGCCGGCTGATTGTGGTCGGCGGCGGCACCGCTGGCTGGCTCGCGGCCAGCCACCTGGCCCGCAAGTTTCGGGTGAATCAACACCCGACCATCAGCGTGACCCTGGTGGAATCGCCCAATATCCCCACCATCGGCGTGGGGGAGGGGACGGTGCCCACCATGCGCCAGACCTTGCACTGGTTGGGGATTCGGGAAACCGATTTTATCCGCCAGTGCGATGTCACCTTTAAGCAGAGCATCAAATTTATCGACTGGCTGCGGCCCCCGGCGGGTGGCCAGTCCCACGCCTACCATCACCTGTTCGACTACCCGGCCATCCAGGGGCTCGACCCCACCCCATACTGGTGCCAGGATCCCGGCGGCACGCCTTACGCCGATGCCGTGTCGGTACAGGCTCACCTGTGTGAGCAGGGACTGGGGCCGAAAACCCTGATGCACCCCGAGTTTGGCGGGGCCACCGCCTACGCCTACCACCTCGATGCCGCCAAGTTTTCCGCCCTGCTCACCGACCATGCGGTGAATCAGTTAGGGGTGCACCATGTGCTGGCGGAGGTGACCGAGGTGGTGGCCGATGGCAACGGCGGCATCGCGGCCATTGTCACCGACCGGGCCGGTACCCTGGAGGGCGACCTGTTTGTCGACTGTACCGGGTTCTCCGCATTGCTGGCGGAGCAAACCCTGAAGGTGCCCTTTATCGACAAAAGCGATGTGCTGTTTGTCGACTCGGCCCTGGCGATTCAGGTGCCCTATGAGCGCGCGGATGCCCCCATCCCCTGCCACACCCTCTCCACCGCCACCCACAGTGGATGGATCTGGGACATCGGCCTGACCGAACGGCGCGGGGTGGGCCACGTCTATTCCAGTCGCCACTGCAGTGACGAAGAGGCGGAGCGTGTCTTGCGGGCGTACCTGGGGCCGGTGGCCGAGGGGCTGAGTTGCCGCAAGATTGCCATGAAGGTGGGGTACCGGGAGCGTGCCTGGCAGGGCAACTGCGTGGCCATCGGCCTGTCCGGCGGTTTTGTTGAACCGCTGGAGGCCACGGGCCTACTGGTGTTCGACCTGACGGCCCGGATGCTGGCAGAGATGCTGCCGGGCCAGCGCGAGGCGATGCCGGCGGTGGCCGAGCGATTTAACCAGCGGGTGCGCCACAGCTGGGACCGGGTGATCGACTTTATCAAGCTGCACTATGTGTTGTCGCAGCGGGAGGACAGCGCGTTCTGGCGTGACAACCGGGCGCCGGAGTCGATCCCCCAGTCCCTGAAAGACAATCTGGCGTACTGGCAACAGCAGCAGCCCAGTGGCTATGACTTTGCCAGCAACCTGTCGATCTTCAACCTGGAGAACTACCTCTACGTGTTGTACGGCATGGAGTTTGACACCGAGGTGTGCGCGGAACGATTGGACCAGGGGGAAGCGGCCCGGCAAAAAATGGCCCAGCTGGCACAACAGGCAGAGCGCCTGGCCAGCCAACTCCTGCCCCATCGCCAGTTGCTGGAGCGGATACGTCAGCACGGCTTGCAGAAGGTGTAA
- a CDS encoding SapC family protein has product MEAQIVPLQQEKHANTKIKDDPGFAHVKEQHIVPVVVHEFVRASNEFPILFVKNAETGQFRAVLMLGLKPGENYFAGDTWKGLYIPAAVTHYPLALVPDMQNPGQLMMAVNTASDRVSEAEGNALFEGSEPSEYLQRKKESLGRFVESDQITTAFVTKLNELELLENRTLNLKIQGDEYNIGGIYMVNEQKLNELSDEAFGELRKRGFLPLVYAHLFSLHQVNRLADKKVNG; this is encoded by the coding sequence ATGGAAGCCCAAATCGTACCGCTACAACAAGAGAAGCACGCCAACACCAAAATCAAGGACGATCCCGGCTTTGCCCACGTTAAAGAGCAGCACATTGTGCCTGTGGTGGTGCATGAGTTTGTTCGCGCCAGCAACGAGTTTCCCATCCTGTTCGTCAAGAACGCCGAAACCGGCCAGTTCCGCGCCGTACTGATGCTGGGCCTGAAGCCCGGTGAGAACTACTTTGCCGGTGACACCTGGAAAGGCCTCTACATTCCGGCCGCCGTCACTCACTACCCGTTGGCACTGGTGCCGGACATGCAGAACCCGGGTCAGCTGATGATGGCCGTTAACACCGCCAGCGACCGGGTCAGCGAAGCGGAAGGCAACGCCCTGTTTGAAGGCAGCGAGCCCTCCGAGTACCTGCAGCGCAAAAAAGAGAGCCTGGGTCGCTTCGTCGAATCCGACCAGATCACCACCGCGTTCGTCACCAAACTGAATGAGCTTGAGTTGCTGGAAAACCGCACCCTCAACCTGAAGATCCAAGGTGACGAGTACAACATCGGCGGCATCTACATGGTCAACGAGCAGAAGCTCAACGAGCTGTCCGATGAGGCCTTTGGTGAACTGCGCAAGCGTGGCTTCCTGCCGCTGGTTTACGCCCACCTGTTCTCCCTGCACCAGGTTAACCGCCTGGCGGACAAGAAGGTGAACGGCTAA
- a CDS encoding TonB-dependent receptor, whose translation MGSVKFEKQLLASSIAMILGAGTLMPATAMAEEAEANVERIEVRGIRASQQASLNEKRFSNSVVDAITAEDIGKFPDKNVAESLQRIPGVTIQRQFGEGASVSIRGAGDDLTLTTLNGQNVASTGWFVLEPAKRSFNYELLPSEIVGDLKVYKSSQADLLEGGVGGTVEVNTRKPLDLDSLSFFASAASQYQSDSDTWDPLLSALGSWKNDSETFGVMVSGVMQDRSLQRQGNEAFWEWGAGPVAFEQERERTALTATLQWAPTDRLNIVVNAIDMEMKANNTNYALWLTQGDTSWAGEPGSGAWDETSWIGGCGLCGGDAPGAGSGTQIAGPLNVAYYQARPREATMSSEVYDLQLEYAGDGYVFEFQVGDTSSTGGTDFEMVVDDGTGGTPIPGGRYDFTGGSQTWDLNGFDTAAYDPGSLNMGTGSNFNRTPKTDDETYVQADIAFEVELGVINELKFGGRYASHNTTSRRFDYIQDPNFNPSISTGDVNGGLIDVGADDYQILRVDDEALKAWARSSIIGETEDLGSYSEIDEDNYAVYAMASYDADGLRGNFGLRFVGTDATSTYYVDDVKGETSADYTEMLPSFNAAYDLTDDMILRFSAARVMARPQYVDMYVNPDVRGANDDVPNNQYWIVGNVGLKPFIANQYDLGVEWYFNSASMVSAALFRKDVSNFVTIQESGPYMNGEAGIDFGGELRPDELEWTKQEKSNGESATIEGLELQYQQDFDNGLGAIVNYTYTDTDTSEDTFTDGNPFLSNSSKHSYNVTGYYENDWLEVRLSYAWRDEYMIRETGSYGNRLHDDFGSLDLSARWHVTDYLDITLDAVNLTEESSSQFGNNAYQTDRSAFTNGFPAFEYQMARTVAVGAALRF comes from the coding sequence ATGGGATCTGTTAAGTTCGAGAAACAACTGCTGGCGAGTTCCATCGCCATGATTTTGGGGGCGGGCACCCTGATGCCGGCCACCGCAATGGCCGAAGAAGCCGAAGCCAACGTTGAGCGTATTGAAGTTCGTGGTATCCGCGCCTCTCAGCAGGCCAGCCTGAATGAAAAACGCTTCTCTAACAGCGTGGTGGACGCCATCACCGCAGAAGATATCGGTAAATTCCCCGATAAGAACGTAGCGGAGTCCCTGCAGCGGATCCCTGGCGTGACCATTCAGCGCCAATTTGGTGAGGGCGCATCCGTGTCCATCCGTGGTGCCGGTGACGACCTCACCCTGACCACCCTGAATGGCCAGAACGTGGCCTCTACCGGCTGGTTCGTACTGGAGCCGGCCAAGCGTTCGTTCAACTACGAGCTGCTGCCGTCCGAAATCGTGGGTGATCTGAAAGTTTACAAGAGCTCCCAGGCCGACCTGCTGGAAGGTGGCGTGGGCGGTACCGTTGAGGTGAACACCCGCAAGCCGCTGGATCTGGACAGCCTGTCCTTCTTTGCTTCTGCCGCTTCCCAGTACCAGTCCGATTCCGATACCTGGGATCCGCTGCTGTCTGCCTTGGGCAGCTGGAAGAACGATTCTGAAACCTTCGGTGTGATGGTGTCCGGCGTGATGCAGGACCGTAGCCTGCAGCGTCAGGGTAACGAAGCGTTCTGGGAGTGGGGTGCTGGCCCGGTGGCCTTTGAGCAGGAGCGTGAGCGTACCGCCCTGACCGCCACCCTGCAGTGGGCCCCGACCGACCGTCTCAACATCGTGGTGAACGCCATCGATATGGAGATGAAGGCCAACAACACCAACTACGCCCTGTGGCTGACCCAGGGTGACACCTCCTGGGCCGGTGAGCCCGGCTCCGGCGCCTGGGATGAAACCTCCTGGATTGGCGGCTGTGGCCTGTGTGGCGGCGACGCCCCGGGTGCGGGTTCCGGTACTCAGATTGCGGGTCCGCTGAACGTGGCCTACTACCAGGCCCGTCCCCGTGAAGCGACCATGAGCTCCGAAGTGTATGACCTGCAGCTGGAGTACGCGGGCGATGGCTACGTGTTCGAGTTCCAGGTGGGTGATACCTCCTCCACCGGTGGTACCGACTTCGAAATGGTGGTGGACGACGGCACCGGCGGCACCCCGATCCCGGGTGGTCGCTACGACTTCACCGGTGGCAGCCAGACCTGGGACCTGAACGGGTTTGACACTGCCGCCTACGATCCGGGCTCCCTCAACATGGGCACCGGCTCCAACTTCAACCGTACCCCCAAAACCGATGACGAGACCTACGTTCAGGCCGACATCGCCTTTGAGGTGGAACTGGGTGTGATCAACGAGCTGAAGTTTGGTGGCCGCTACGCCAGCCACAACACCACCAGCCGTCGCTTTGACTACATTCAGGATCCGAACTTCAACCCCTCCATCAGCACCGGTGACGTTAACGGCGGCCTGATCGATGTGGGCGCGGATGACTACCAGATCCTGCGCGTTGACGATGAAGCCCTGAAAGCCTGGGCCCGCTCCAGCATCATCGGTGAAACCGAAGATCTGGGCTCCTACAGTGAGATCGACGAAGACAACTACGCGGTATACGCCATGGCCTCCTACGATGCCGATGGCCTGCGTGGTAACTTCGGCCTCCGCTTTGTGGGCACTGACGCCACCTCCACCTACTACGTGGACGACGTAAAAGGCGAGACCAGCGCCGACTACACCGAGATGCTGCCGAGCTTTAACGCCGCCTATGACCTGACCGATGACATGATTCTGCGCTTCAGCGCGGCTCGTGTGATGGCGCGTCCTCAGTACGTTGATATGTACGTTAACCCGGATGTGCGCGGTGCCAACGACGATGTGCCGAACAACCAGTACTGGATTGTGGGTAACGTTGGCCTGAAGCCCTTTATCGCCAACCAGTATGACCTGGGCGTGGAGTGGTACTTCAACAGCGCCTCCATGGTGTCTGCCGCCCTGTTCCGCAAGGATGTCTCCAACTTTGTGACCATCCAGGAAAGCGGCCCCTACATGAACGGTGAAGCCGGCATCGACTTTGGCGGCGAGCTGCGTCCGGACGAACTGGAGTGGACCAAGCAGGAGAAGAGCAACGGCGAGTCTGCCACCATCGAAGGTCTGGAACTGCAATACCAGCAGGACTTCGATAACGGTCTGGGTGCCATCGTCAACTACACCTACACCGATACCGACACCTCTGAGGACACCTTTACCGACGGTAACCCGTTCCTGAGCAACAGCTCCAAGCACAGCTACAACGTGACCGGTTACTACGAAAACGACTGGCTGGAAGTGCGTCTCTCCTACGCCTGGCGTGATGAGTACATGATTCGTGAAACCGGTTCCTACGGTAACCGTCTGCACGACGACTTTGGCTCACTGGACCTGTCTGCCCGCTGGCACGTGACCGACTACCTGGACATCACTCTGGATGCGGTCAACCTGACCGAAGAGAGCTCCAGTCAGTTTGGTAACAACGCCTACCAGACCGATCGCAGCGCCTTCACCAACGGCTTCCCCGCGTTCGAGTACCAGATGGCCCGCACTGTCGCCGTGGGCGCAGCGTTGCGCTTCTGA